The sequence ACGCCCTGCCCCTGGTTCGGCCGGCCCGCCAGGCTCCCCGGCAGCTGACGCCTCTCGCCGACGGACGGTGAGAAGCGTGCAAGGCCGGAAGAACCGCGCCGTCGGCAGTGTTGGCGCATTCCATGACCACGACTTGGATCGCCGCCCACCGCACCGCCGTCATCGACCCCCACGAGGCCTTCGCCCTGTTCCCGAGCCGGGGTTTCGCCGATCAGACCGTACGGCAGACCCTGCGGCTGGCCGGCGGGGGTGAGGCGGTACGGATCACCCTCAGCAACCGATATGGCAAGGAGCCCCTGGAGATCGGCGGCGCGCACCTGCGCACCGACGAGGCCGGCACCCCGCTCACCTTCGACGGCGCCGCCCACGTCATCGTCCCCGCCGGCGGCGAACTGATCTCCGACCCGGTCGAGCGGCCCGTCACCGCGGGCCAGGTGCTCACGGTGAGCCTCTACCTGCCGGGTGACACCGGCCTGACCACCTTCTCCGCGGTGCCGTACGACATCGGCCACGCGGCCCCCGGCGACCAGCTGACCGCGGCGACCCTGCGGGACGCCGAGGAGGTGCCCACCGGCCACTTCGGGATCGGAGCCGACGTCCGCGCGCCCGAGGACACCCGGATCACGGTCGCCTTCGGGGACTCCTGGATCGAGGGCGCGGCCACCACGCCGGGCCTCGACAACAGTTTCCCCGCCCAGCTCGGCCGCCGTCTGGACCGCGGCTGGATCGTCAACCAGGGCATCTCCGGCAACCGCCTGCTCACCGACGAGATCGGCGAACGCCTCCTCGCCCGCGTCGACCGGGACGTCCTCGCGGTGCCGGGCGTCAGCCACGTCCTGATCCACATCGGCCTCAACGACCTCGGTCTGCCCGGCCACATCGCCTTCCCCGAGCCCGGAGAGCCGCCCACGGCCGATGCGTTCATCGCCGGGCTCACGGCTCTCGCCGACCGGCTGCACGCCGCCGGACTGACCGTCGTCGGCTCCACCATCGGCCCGTACCGCGGCACGGTCTACGACGGCTACGACAGCGAGTCCGGGCAGGCCGTACGGAGCGCGGTGAACGCCTGGCTGCTGAGCGGCGAGCACCCCTTCGACGGCATCGTGGACGTCGCGGCGGCCGTCGCGGATCCGGCCGAACCCAGCCGGATCCGAGAGGAGTTCAACAGCGGCGACGGCCTGCACGTCAACGACGCCGGCGCGAAGGCCATCGCCGACGCCGTCGACCTGTCACTGCTGGCCATCAGCCGATGACACGCGTAGATTCCGGCCTGACCACGCATGTCTCGTTCCGCCGGGCTTTCCGGGAGGGGAATTCGCTCATCGGAGCGAGTGACCGCACAATTCAACACTTGTCAACAACCCTTTACTCAAAGGTTGTTGAGTGGTCATGTGAGGCCGATTCTCTACCGGCGGGTAAGGCCTAGGCTCGACGTATGCGCCGAGCAAAGATCGTCTGTACTCTGGGGCCCGCCACCGACTCGTACGACCAGATCAAGGCACTGGTCGACGCCGGAATGGACGTCGCCCGGTTCAATCTCAGCCACGGCACTCATGCCGAACACGAGGAGCGTTACCGGCGGGTGCGCAAGGCCGCCGATGAAACCGGCCGCAGCGTCGGCATTCTCGCCGACCTTCAAGGTCCGAAGATCCGGCTCGGCCACTTCGGCGAAGGCCCCGTACTCCTTGAACGCGGTGACGAGTTCACCATCACCGTCGAGGAGGGCGTCGAGGGCGACCGCCACCGGTGCGGCACCACCTACGCCGGCCTCGCCGCCGACGTCACCCCCGGTGAGCGCGTCCTCGTGGACGACGGCAAGGTCTGTCTGGAGGTCACCGCCGTCGACGGCCCGCGTGTGCACACCCGGGTGGTCGAGGGCGGCATGATCTCCGACCACAAGGGCCTGAACCTCCCAGGTGTGGCCGTCTCCGTCCCCGCCCTGTCCGAGAAGGACGAGGACGACCTGCGCTGGGCCCTGCGCACCGGCTTCGACGTCATCGCCCTGTCCTTCGTGCGCAGCGGCAAGGACGCGGAGGACGTGCGGCGCATCATGGCCGAGGAGGGCCGCCGCCTGCCGGTGATCGCCAAGGTCGAGAAGCCGCAGGCCGTGGAGAACCTGGACGGCATCGTGGCCGCCTTCGACGGCATCATGGTCGCGCGCGGCGACCTGGGCGTGGAGATGCCGCTGGAGCAGGTGCCGATCGTGCAGAAGCGCGCGGTCAAGCTCGCCAGGCGCAACGCCAAGCCGGTCATCGTCGCCACCCAGATGCTGGACTCGATGATCGAGAACTCCCGCCCGACCCGCGCCGAGGCCTCCGACGTGGCCAACGCGGTCCTCGACGGCACGGACGCGGTGATGCTCTCCGGCGAGACCAGCGTCGGCAAGTACCCGGTCGAGACCGTGCGCACCATGGCGAAGATCGTCGAGGCGGCCGAGGAGGGCATGCTCGCCGCGGGCCTGCCCCCGCTGACCGAGCGGAACAAGCCCCGCACCCAGGGCGGCGCGGTCGCCCGGGCCGCCGCCGAGATGGGAGACTTCCTCGGCGCCAGGTTCCTGGTGGCCTTCACCCAGTCGGGAGACACCGCCCGCCGGCTCTCCCGCTACCGCTCGCCGATCCCGCTGCTCGCCTTCACCCCGGAGCAGGCCACCCGCTCCCAGCTCAGCCTCACCTGGGGTGCTGAGACCTTCCTCGGTCCGCACGTGGACTCCACCGACGCCATGGTCGACCAGGTGGACGAGCTGCTGCTGAAGTATGGCCGCTGCGAGAAGGGCGACGTCGTGGTGATCACGGCCGGCTCCCCGCCCGGGGTCTCCGGCTCGACCAACATGGTCCGGGTGCACCACATCGGCGAGGACGACAGCCCGAAGTAATCAGAACAGGGCCCCTCAGCGCGAGGGGCCCCTTTTGCATACTTCTCTTTTGCGTGTCTTTGGTGACCTTGGATTACAAGGAAAAGTGCCCCGGGTCGGACTCGAACCGACACTGTACGGGTTTTGAATCCGTTGCCTGCTGCCAATTGGGCTACCGGGGCTCGCAGAATCCAAGGTTTCCCCCGACCCTCCGCGCGTCCACCATACCGTAGCTAGGTAGGCTCTTGTCAGCAGTACCCCTGCCCTGAACGAGGAGCCCCCGTGACCGCCGAGTCGCCCCAGCCCGTAGACGCGCCCGACGACGACAAGTCGCACGTGCCTCCGCTGACGACCCGTGTCGTCATCGCCGAGGACGAGGCCCTGATCCGGCTCGACCTGAAAGAGATGCTGGAGGAAGAGGGGTACACGGTCGTCGGCGAGGCCGGGGACGGCGAGCAGGCCGTCGAGCTGGCCCGCGAGCACAAGCCGGACCTGGTCATCCTGGACGTGAAGATGCCCAAGCTGGACGGCATCTCCGCGGCCGAGAAGATCGCCGAGGAGTCCATCGCCCCGGTCCTGATGCTCACCGCCTTCTCCCAGCGCGACCTCGTGGAGCGTGCCCGGGACGCCGGTGCCATGGCGTACCTGGTGAAGCCGTTCAGCAAGAGCGACGTCGTCCCGGCCATCGAGATGGCCGTCTCCCGCTTCACCGAGCTGAAGCAGCTGGAGCAGGAGGTCGCCGACCTCACCCAGCGTCTGGAGACCCGCAAGCTGGTCGACCGGGCGAAGTCCATCCTCCAGACCGAGTACGGCCTGACCGAGCCGGCCGCCTTCCGCTGGATCCAGAAGACCTCCATGGACCGCCGCATGTCGATGCAGCAGGTCGCCGAGGCGGTCATCGCGGACAGCGAGGAGAAGAAGGCGGGCAAGAAGGGCTGAGCGTTCCCGCGCCCCGCAAGGGGCGCGGGAAACCCCCTCGGTTCAGTCCTCGCCCAGGTACGCCTTGCGCACGGACTCGTCGTGCAGCAGGTTCTGCCCCGTGCCGGACAGGGCGATCGTGCCGACCTCCATGACATGCCCCTGGTCGGCCAGTGACAGCGCGGCCTGGGCGTTCTGCTCGACCAGCAGGATCGTCGTGCCCTGGGACTTCAGCTCGGCGATCGTCGCCATGATCTTCTGCATCATGATCGGCGACAGACCCATCGACGGCTCGTCCAGCATCAGCAGCTTCGGCTGGGACATCAGCGCCCTGCCCATCGCCAGCATCTGCTGCTCACCGCCGGAGAGGGTGCCCGCGGCCTGCTTCCTGCGCTCCCCGAGGATGGGGAAGAGGTCGTAGGCGCGCTGGATGTCCTTCTCGATGCCCGGCTTGTCGCTGCGCAGGAACGCCCCGAGGCGCAGATTGTCCTCGATGGTCATGCGCGGGAAGATGTGCCGCCCCTCGGGGGAGTGGGCGAGCCCCAGCGCGACGATCTGGTGGGCCGGGACCTTCTTCAGCGACTTGCCGCCGAACCGGATCTGCCCGCCGACCGGCTTCAGCAGACCGGACAGCGTGCGCAGGGTGGTGGTCTTGCCGGCCCCGTTGGTGCCGATGAGGGTGACCACCTGACCGGCCTCGACCGTGAAGGAGATGCCCTTGACGGCCTCGATCTTGCCGTAGGCGACCCTCAGGTCCTCGACTTCGAGCAGTGCGGTCATCGGTCGTTCTCCTTGCCGGGCGCGGCGTCGGTCGTGTTCTCGGTGTCCGCCTCGGCCGCCTCTGCCTGTGCCTCGGCGGCCTCGACCTCGGCCACCTCCTCGTCGCCGGGCGCGTCCTCGAAGGGTTCGCCGAGGTAGGCCGCGATCACACGCTCGTCGCCCTGGACGGTCGCGCTGTCGCCCTCGACCAGCTTCTCGCCCTGCACCAGGACGGCCACCCGGTCGCAGAGGTTGAAGATGAAGCGCATGTCGTGCTCGATGACGAGGACGGCGATCCCCTGGTCCCGGATGGCGAAGACCAGTTCCTCGGTGGCCCGGGTCTCCTGCGGGTTCATGCCGGCCGTCGGCTCGTCGAGCAGCAGCAGACCGGGCTCGCTGGCCAGGGCGCGGGCGATCTCCAGCTTGCGCTGCTCGCCGTAGGGGAGGTTGCGGGCGAGGTGCTCGGCCTTGCTCTCCAGGCCCACGAACCGCAGCAGTTCCAGGGCCCGTTCGCGGGAGGCCGCCTCGGCGCGGTGGAATCCCGGGCCGCGCAGCAGCGCCGACCACAGGCCCTCCTTGGTGCGGGTGTGCCGGCCGACGAGGACGTTCTCCAGCACGGTCATGTTCGCGAACAGCCGGATGTTCTGGAAGGTCCGGGCGATGCCGGCCGCGGTGACCTTGAAGGACTTCGGCGGCAGCACCTGGCCCTGGTAGCGGACCTCGCCTTCGGTGGGCACGTACAGGCCGGTCAGGCAGTTGAAGAAGGTCGTCTTCCCGGCGCCGTTGGGGCCGATCAGGCCGACGATCTCGCCGCTGTTCACGGTCAGGTCCACATTGCGTACGGCGGTCAGGCCGCCGAAGCGCATGGTCACGCCGCGGGCGTCGAGGACGGCCTCGCCGGGGGCGGAGGCGCCGGGGGCGGTGCCCTGGGTGGTGGTGTCGGTGGTCATCGTGGTCAGGCCCCTGCCTTGGTGAGGACGGCGGGCGCGTCGGCCTCTTCGTGGAACTCGAGCTGGCGGCGCCGGTTGGGGATGAGACCCTCCGGGCGGAAGCGCATCAGCAGGATGAGGGTGACGCCGAAGGCGAAGAGCTGGTAGTCGCCCAGGAACTGGAGCTTGGCCGGGATCAGGTACAGCAGGGACGCGCCGACCAGCGGACCGGAGATGG comes from Streptomyces sp. FXJ1.172 and encodes:
- a CDS encoding GDSL-type esterase/lipase family protein; translated protein: MTTTWIAAHRTAVIDPHEAFALFPSRGFADQTVRQTLRLAGGGEAVRITLSNRYGKEPLEIGGAHLRTDEAGTPLTFDGAAHVIVPAGGELISDPVERPVTAGQVLTVSLYLPGDTGLTTFSAVPYDIGHAAPGDQLTAATLRDAEEVPTGHFGIGADVRAPEDTRITVAFGDSWIEGAATTPGLDNSFPAQLGRRLDRGWIVNQGISGNRLLTDEIGERLLARVDRDVLAVPGVSHVLIHIGLNDLGLPGHIAFPEPGEPPTADAFIAGLTALADRLHAAGLTVVGSTIGPYRGTVYDGYDSESGQAVRSAVNAWLLSGEHPFDGIVDVAAAVADPAEPSRIREEFNSGDGLHVNDAGAKAIADAVDLSLLAISR
- the pyk gene encoding pyruvate kinase, with the protein product MRRAKIVCTLGPATDSYDQIKALVDAGMDVARFNLSHGTHAEHEERYRRVRKAADETGRSVGILADLQGPKIRLGHFGEGPVLLERGDEFTITVEEGVEGDRHRCGTTYAGLAADVTPGERVLVDDGKVCLEVTAVDGPRVHTRVVEGGMISDHKGLNLPGVAVSVPALSEKDEDDLRWALRTGFDVIALSFVRSGKDAEDVRRIMAEEGRRLPVIAKVEKPQAVENLDGIVAAFDGIMVARGDLGVEMPLEQVPIVQKRAVKLARRNAKPVIVATQMLDSMIENSRPTRAEASDVANAVLDGTDAVMLSGETSVGKYPVETVRTMAKIVEAAEEGMLAAGLPPLTERNKPRTQGGAVARAAAEMGDFLGARFLVAFTQSGDTARRLSRYRSPIPLLAFTPEQATRSQLSLTWGAETFLGPHVDSTDAMVDQVDELLLKYGRCEKGDVVVITAGSPPGVSGSTNMVRVHHIGEDDSPK
- a CDS encoding ANTAR domain-containing response regulator, with the translated sequence MTAESPQPVDAPDDDKSHVPPLTTRVVIAEDEALIRLDLKEMLEEEGYTVVGEAGDGEQAVELAREHKPDLVILDVKMPKLDGISAAEKIAEESIAPVLMLTAFSQRDLVERARDAGAMAYLVKPFSKSDVVPAIEMAVSRFTELKQLEQEVADLTQRLETRKLVDRAKSILQTEYGLTEPAAFRWIQKTSMDRRMSMQQVAEAVIADSEEKKAGKKG
- a CDS encoding ABC transporter ATP-binding protein; the protein is MTALLEVEDLRVAYGKIEAVKGISFTVEAGQVVTLIGTNGAGKTTTLRTLSGLLKPVGGQIRFGGKSLKKVPAHQIVALGLAHSPEGRHIFPRMTIEDNLRLGAFLRSDKPGIEKDIQRAYDLFPILGERRKQAAGTLSGGEQQMLAMGRALMSQPKLLMLDEPSMGLSPIMMQKIMATIAELKSQGTTILLVEQNAQAALSLADQGHVMEVGTIALSGTGQNLLHDESVRKAYLGED
- a CDS encoding ABC transporter ATP-binding protein; its protein translation is MTTDTTTQGTAPGASAPGEAVLDARGVTMRFGGLTAVRNVDLTVNSGEIVGLIGPNGAGKTTFFNCLTGLYVPTEGEVRYQGQVLPPKSFKVTAAGIARTFQNIRLFANMTVLENVLVGRHTRTKEGLWSALLRGPGFHRAEAASRERALELLRFVGLESKAEHLARNLPYGEQRKLEIARALASEPGLLLLDEPTAGMNPQETRATEELVFAIRDQGIAVLVIEHDMRFIFNLCDRVAVLVQGEKLVEGDSATVQGDERVIAAYLGEPFEDAPGDEEVAEVEAAEAQAEAAEADTENTTDAAPGKENDR